The sequence below is a genomic window from Sorangiineae bacterium MSr12523.
CGATGAGCTGCGCCAACTCCGCCTGCGGCGTCTTCGCCCACGCGAAATGGTCCCCGGTGAGCCCGTACGCGCGGCCAACGGCATCCGCGAGCATCCCCACAGACTGGGTGCGGATGTTCGGATTCTTCGCCATCGCCTCCTCCATCACGTCGTCCAACGCGGGCGGCGGAGGATTGGAGCGGCCTTGGCAACGCACACTCGGCGGGTCTGCGTCTTTGGTCAGAATGGCCAAGAGAATCGACGGACCGTTGGTACCGGGGAATGGCACCCCGCCGCACAGGCACTCGTACGCGATGGCGGCCAGCGCGAACACGTCCGCGCGACTGTCCAACGTCTCCAAGCCCTGCGCCTGCTCCGGTGCCATGTAATACGGCGACCCAATCGTGGTCCCGAGCACCGTGAGCTTCTTCGCGTCGGTGTTTTTGTCCTTCACCGAACCGAAGTCCAAAATCTTCACGACATCGCCATCGCGGCTGCCGCACAAGAACAGATTGTCCGGCTTCAAATCGCGGTGAACGAAGTTGATGGCGTGCGCGGCATCGAGCCCGATGGCGGTCTGCGACAGCATGCGGATGACGCGTTCCGGTGGAATCGAGTGCTCGCGACGCAGCACCACGCGGAGCTCCTCACCGTCGAGGAACTCCATGACCATCAGCCAGTCGCGCGTCTGCGGATCCTGCTGGAAGTCGAGCACCTGCACGATATGGTCGTGCGGCAGCTTTGCACTAATCTCGAACTCGCGGCGGAAGCGTTCGACCGACACTTCGTCCCGCGCGACGTCGTCGTGCAAAACTTTGACGG
It includes:
- a CDS encoding protein kinase; its protein translation is MKSCPKCQRVYPNDAGFCAADGTGLVFTSMVPVASEDDRRIGLRLCNRYEIRRVIADGGMGRVYEGVDKATDTRIAVKVLHDDVARDEVSVERFRREFEISAKLPHDHIVQVLDFQQDPQTRDWLMVMEFLDGEELRVVLRREHSIPPERVIRMLSQTAIGLDAAHAINFVHRDLKPDNLFLCGSRDGDVVKILDFGSVKDKNTDAKKLTVLGTTIGSPYYMAPEQAQGLETLDSRADVFALAAIAYECLCGGVPFPGTNGPSILLAILTKDADPPSVRCQGRSNPPPPALDDVMEEAMAKNPNIRTQSVGMLADAVGRAYGLTGDHFAWAKTPQAELAQLIETARPHLLKTRQINVLEASADPFAMSQPVAAHPGFPPTAPAAGLVHAQSGGGGIVVQSPDGGAVPYGALAGKAPPPDAYAPSPPVQYDARAAEVAARTANTVPGRSNGVEDEPIEIAGLSSKDQPKWLMPAIAGGVVLLLLIIVLIAMK